TCACCGCCGTCGTCGAGGACGCCCTCGACGTCGCGACGACCGGCACCGACGGGATCCACGTCAGCCTGGATCTGGACTGGCTCGACCCGAACGCCGCACCCGGCGTCGGAACGCCGGTTCGGGGCGGGGTCACCTATCGGGAGGCCCACTCGGCGCTCGAGCGGGTCTCGGTCCGCAACGCCGACGAGGGCGTCCTTCGATCGATGGACGTCGTCGAGGTGAACCCGATTCTCGACGAGCGAAACGAGACGGCAACGCTTGCGGCCGATCTTACGGCCAGCGCGTTCGGCAAGCGGATACTCTGACCTGGCTCGCCCCACCGAACGTTGCATGGTACTCTCTCTCGTGCCGGTTTCAGTTTCAACACCTTTGTATCGGAGTGTTTCGGAGTGACAGGTATGACAGAGAACGTCATCGTGCTCGGCGCCGGCTACGCCGGGGCCGGTGCGGTCAACACGCTCCAATCGGAACTCGATGATGACGCGCGCCTGACCTGGATCGCTGACGTCGACTACCACCTCGTGCTCCACGAGTCCCACCGCGTGATCCGGGATCCAGACGTCCAGTCCGACATCACGATCCCGGTCGAGGAGATCGCAGCGCCCTCGACCCGGTTCGTCGAGGACGAGGTCACAGGACTCGACACCGACGAGCAGGTCATCGAACTCGCCGACGGCGAGGACGTCGACTACGACTACGTCCTCGTGGCGCTTGGCAGCCAGACCGCCTACTACGGGATTCCCGGGCTCGAAGAACACTCCCTGACCCTGAAGAGCCTCGACGACGCCCTCGAGATCCACGAGGCCGTCGCACAGGCCAGTCGCGATGCCACGCGGGGCGACCCCGCCCAGATCGTGATCGGCGGCGCGGGCCTCTCGGGTATCCAGACCGCCGGCGAGATCGCGGAGTTCCGCGACCAGCACCGCGCTCCCCTCGAGATCCACCTCGTCGAGGCCTTAGAGGAGATCTTCCCCGGGAACGATCCGGAGATCCAGCAGGCCCTGCGGGATCTGCTCCAGGACGCCGGCGTCCAGATCCACACCGACGACCCGATCACCGAAGCCGACGACGACGTGATCCACTTCGACGAGGGCGAGCCGCTTTCCCACGACGTCCTCGTCTGGACGGGCGGGATCACCGGTCGGGACGCCCTCGACGACGCCGATCTCGAGAAGGAACACAACCGCGTCAACACCGGCGCGAACTTTCAGACCTCCGACGAACGGGTCTTCGCGATCGGCGACTCGGCGATCATCGACCAGGGTGACCGCCCCGCACCGCCGACCGCACAGGCCGCCTGGCAGGCCGCGGACGTCGCCGCCGAGAACATCACTCGCGCCATCCAGAACCGCCCGCTGAAGACCTGGGAGCACGAGGACAAGGGGACCGTCGTCTCCGTCGGCGACAAGGCGGTCGCCCACGGCGTTAAACCCGCGTTCGGCATCTCGCTTCCCGTCGATACGTTCGGCGGCGCCCCCGCGAAGAATCTGAAGAAAGGCATCGCCGCCCGCTGGATCGCCGACGTCTCCTCGATGAACCGCGCCCGGAAGGCCTGGCCGTCGCTGTAGTCGCCCGCCGCCCGATCAGTCCTCGGCGAGCGAGTCGTCATCCATCGGTCGGGCCGGGACGCCCGCGACGGTTTCGCCCGGCGCAACGTCCCGGGTAACGAGCGAGTTCGCCGCGACGCTCGCTCCAGCACCGATCTCGACGCCCGGCAGGACGATCGCGCCCGCCCCGATCATCGCCCGCTCGCCGACGACGACCTCGCCGGTGCGGTACTCGTCCTGTAGAAACTCGTGACACAGCAGCGTCGCGTCGTAGCCGACGATCGCGTGATCTTCGAGCGTGATCAGCTCCGGCCAGAACACGTCCGGCGTCGCCTCGAGCCCCCAGGAGACGCCGTCGCCGACCGTAACGCCGATCCGACGCAACAGCCACCGCCTGAGCCGCAGGCTCGGCGAGATCCTGGCGAGCCAGACGACAACGTAGTTGATCGCGACCCGTAGCGGGCTTCGCGCGTCGGTCCAGCGGGCGAGCGAGTTGTGCGTACTAGGGGTCGCGTGGCGGCGAACCCGATCGTGACGGGAGGGCGTGTCGTCGGTCACTGCGCGAGTCGTTGGAGCCGTTCCCACATGAAACCGATCGATCCGGTTCCCGTCACGGGCGCGTCAATCATCGGCGATCGCCCTGGGGGCGTCCCGCTCGCCGGGAACGCCGACCAGTTCGCGGAAGTCCTCGCCCGAGAGCGCACAGCGGTAGGCCGGTTTGAACATCATGTTCGCACCGCCGGCCTCGACGTTCCAGGCGGACTCGATCTCCTCGCGCAGGTAGTACTGGGCCTGGACGTTCCCCTCGCGGACGTAGTAGTCGCTGATCCGAATCGGGTGGCGATCGAACAGTCCGCCGGGCTCTCGACCGTCGACGATCACGACCGGCTTCTCGAGGTAGAGGTCGCCGTCCCGGGCCCGTTTGGCGTGGGCGTTCTCGGGATGGGACTCGAGGACGGCCCGTCGCCGCTCGGAGGACATCTCGGGGGTGACGACCGCGACCGAGTCGACCGTGAAGTAGCCGATCAGGTATCGGTGGGCGCGGTCGCCGCCGGGGCGACGGAGTCCGGCGTAGAAGCCGACGACGTCCCCGGGTTCGAGGGCGCGCAGCCGGGAGACGTACCCGCTCGTGCGGTGTTCCCCGTACGTTAGCGCCTCGAAGTTCGGGTCGCGGTGCAGCGGCCAGGACGCGAGCTCGTCGCCGGTAACCGCCTCGCGACCGCCCCGGACCGGCTGGGGTTCGATCCGGGTTGTCAGGTCGGCCGCGACGCCGTCCTCGCCGCGAAGAGGCCACGAGCCAAGCGTCTCCCGTTCGTCGGTCTCCCGGGTCTTCTCGGGGATCGGGACGTACTCGGAGCGTCCGTCGTCGTACAGCGGCCCGAGAGCCCCGAGATTCGTGCTGTCGGCACCGATACCCGCGAGAACGACCGTCATAGCCGACCCTACCGACGCGGTGCCGATAAAACCGCCGATGCGCCGCTCGGCCCCGCGGATACCAACACAATTGGGTGCAGAGTACTCTGCTATCGAACCGTAACTCTCCCACAGTGTGCAAGTTCGTCGAATGCGACGACTGTGAGTTCGTCCTTCTGGCCCAGCAGTCTTCCGACCCGATTCCGAAACGACAGGACGCCTGTCCGCGGTGTGGCGCGACGGAGTTTCGGTTTCTCGAGGACGGCACGAAATGACTACGACTCTTCGGGCGATCCCAGCGCGTCGACGACGCTGAACCGCGTCTCGGCACAGTCACAACCCGTCGTCGAGCTGATCGGAACGATCTCCCCGTCGGGACGGAGCCACACGGCACAGACCGCGTGACAGCGCTTGCATACCGCGGCTCGCTTCTCTCGGTTCGTTGCGGTCATGGTCTGAAAACGGCAGATGGTCGGTGGTGTGTCACCGGGTCGTCGCCCCCGGCGTGAATCGCTACGCCGCGGTGAGATATTGAAGGAGGTGATCGTCCACTCGAGTTACCGATCGTTTACCGGAATTATCCCGACTTTCGTCACATCTCTCCGAACAGGATCGGCCATCACACCGGCGGTGATCGACGGGCACGTCCTCGATGCGAGTTCCGAGAACGGGACGAAGCCGCGACAGTCGCGTCGCTCGACAGGCTCGGCCCGATAGAACCACGGTCACAGCAAAGCCGACTCCCGTTTCTGTGCTGCAAAAAGCGGGACCACGATCGCGGCAAAGCCGCTCCCTGCTCCCATTTCACTCTACGTACGTCACAACGGTCGCTCCGCTCCCTCGTTCGTTGTATCGTGAAAGTGGGACCTTGGTCACAGCGAAGCTGCTCCCCGCTCCCATTTTTGCGTTGCGAAAAGTGGGACCGCCGAGAATTGAACTCGGGTCCTACGGACCCCATCCGCAGAGGATACCACTACCCCACGGTCCCGTGCGTTTAGACCGATGGCCGTCGACCGTTTAAGCGTGTCGTTTCGATCCGGGTGTGTCCCCGAGACTCAGACCAGTACGCGCTCGAGGTCGACGACGGTTCCGGCGTCGTCCTCGGGGTCGCCGACCAGTTCACCCAGACAGACCGCTGCCCCGTCCGGCGTCGTACAGGCAACCAGCGAGCCCCGCTCGGCGTCGTCGGCCTCGAGGACGCCCGGGGCGTAGACGGGCGCGCCCGTCGCGACCTGCTCGGCCGCGCTCTCGGCGATCACCACCTGTGGGATCCCCTCGAGGATCCGCTCGGCGGGATCGACGATCTCGAACAGCGGCTCGGGGTCGTCGTCCTCGAGCCAGAACGCGAGCGCGTCGTAGAACTCCTGGGCGGTATGCAGGCTCGTATCGTCGAACGGCGTCGTCGCCGTCCGTCGGAGATGGCCCATGTGAGCGCCCGTACCGAGCGCGAGCCCCAGGTCGTGACAGAGCTTGCGGACGTAGGTCCCGCTCTCACAGCGGATCCGCAGGAGGAGCCGTCGGTCCTCGGCCTCGAGGACGTCGAGGGCGTAGATCTCGCGGGTGCGAAGCCGGCGCGAGACGGCGCTCTTGCGGGGCGGTTTCTGGTAGATCGGACCCTCGAACTCGGCGACGATCGAGTCGGCGTCTTCCGGCACCGAGCCGTGACACTCGAGGACGGCGACGTACTCCTTGTCGCCCTCGAGGAACGTCTGGGCGAGCCGCGTCGCGTCCCCGAGCATCACCGGGAGACAGCCCGTCACCTTCGGATCGAGCGTGCCGGCGTGGGCAGCCTGGTCGATCGGCTCCGCGCCTCGCTCGGCGAGGGCGTCTGCAACTTCGTCTCGAAGCCAGCCGCTGACCTGGTGGGAGGAGGGGCCGGGCGGTTTGTCGAGGTTGACGACGCCGAACCGCAACAGTTCGGCGGGTGATCGCTCTTCGGGTGGACCACGCAGCGCCATCAGAACTCGTAGTCGACGCCAGTGACCGGCGTTTTCCCCTCGTCGCCGTCGGCGTCGTACTCCCCGACAGCCGTCACGAGCATGTCGAGGACGGCGTCGGGCTCCCAGCGGGCCGTGTTCACCGAGAGATCGTAGATCGTCAGATCCCGAATGTCGATCCCGTAGTACTCTCGGTAGCGCTGGGCCTCGCTCGCCTCCCTCGCTTTGGTCTCCTCGGTCGCTCGCTCGGGGTCTTTCGATTCGCGCTCGGCGATCCGTTCACCCCGGACCGCGGCGGGTGCGTCGAGCCAGAACCGGAAGTCGGCGTGGTCGCCGGCGAGCCACCCCGCCAGCCGCGACTCGAGGACGAGGTCGTCGTCCTCGGTGGCGATCTCTCGGAGTCGACGATCGAGGTCGCGATCGATCTGGTCGTTCTCCTCGGCCAGCTTGTTGAACTCGAGGGGGGTGTAGCCGCGCTCGTCGGCCAGTTCGCGAAAGATGTCGCCGCCGCTGACGTGGTCGAGATCGAAGGCGTCGGCGAGTAGCTCCGCAGTCGTGCTCTTCCCGCTTCCCGGCGGGCCGGAGACGGTGAGTAACATATCCGAACTGCGACGGGACGAGTAAAATGGGTTTTGAATCGATCGACGGAGAGATCGTCAGCCGGAACGGCGTCAGGTGCTCGAGGGAGTCATGTCGATGTTCAGCGCCTTCCGTAGCAGCTGGGTAAAGCCCATCGAACACAGGAAGTACCAGACGATCCAGGCCCACATCGGCCCGAGTAGCCCCTCGTCCAGCGCCACCTCACCGGCGATCGGCATGATCATCAGTCGATCGGCCTCGGTGACGTGCCCGCCGAGGATCTTCCAGTACATCCAGAGGAACAGTGGGATGGTAAACAGCATGATCCAGACCATCGGTCGGAACTGCTCTTTGAACATCCCAAGGTTGTCGGCCATCGCCTCCATCTGTTCCTCGCGGACCTCCTCCATCTCGTTTTCGAGCCGTTCGATCTCGGCCTCGCTGGCGTCGCGCTCCTCGGCTTCCTTCTTGCGCTCGCGGACGTCTTTCTGTTTTTCCTGCATCGCCTTCATCCGCTCCTGGTACTTCCCGATCCGTTCGGGGTTCATCAGGTTCGCCTGCAGGAGCGTCGAGTACAGTCCCGTCAGCAACGCGACCGAGAGGATCACCGCGTAGAACGGCAGCGCCGCGTCCAGTGGCCCGAACACGACGTCGATCGTACTCCCGACCGTGTTTCGGACCGAGTCGAGCCAGTAGCCGATCATCAACAGGACAGAGCCGACGGCGGCCAGCTTGTCCCACTGCGACCAGCTCGCGGCTTCCTCGTCGATGTCGACGTCGGGAACCCCGCCGACGTCTTCGTCGCTGTCGAGGGCCTCGTCGTAGGCCTCCCGGTCGGCGATCTCGAACCCCTCGTCGCCGTCGACGAGCACCCCTTTCTCGATCAGTCGACCCCACTGTCCGCTCGTCAGATCGTCGTTGACATCACCCCACTGGACCTCGCCGCCGTTCCTGTCGGCTTCCTCGCGGATTGCCTCCAGGGCCTCCGTCATCGAGGAATCCTCGCGGACGAGGGCGTTGATCTTCTCGGCTGTACGCGTCATCTGCCAGAGGCTAGGGTACGTCCGATATACAAGTGTTTTTCTTCGGCTGGCAGAGCGGTGCTGGTTCTCAGGGATCGAGTTGGATCTTCAGACCGAGTCTTCGATCGTTTCCTTGACGTCCTCCCAGACTTCCTCGGGTGCCTGATCGCCGTCGATCCGCTCGAGGACGCCCTCGTCGTCGTAGTGTTCGACGACGGGCTCGGTGTTCTCCCGGTAGACCCGGAGCCGTTCCGTGACGGTCTCTTCGGTGTCGTCCTCGCGTTGCTCGAGTCGGCCCTCGACCTCGGGATCCTCCGGCGGGTTGTACTCGACGTGGTAGATGTCGCCGGTCTCGGGATCCAGCCGGCGACCGGTCAGCCGGTGGACGAGCTCCTCCTCGCTGACGTCCAGGTAGAGGACGACGTCGAGGTCGGTCATCTCGGCGAGCTCCTCGGCCTGTTCCAAGTTCCGCGGATAGCCGTCGAGCACGTAACCGTTGGCCTGCGAGAGGGCCTCGTCGACGATGGCGTTGACGACCTCGTCGGGGACGAGTTCGCCCTGGTCCATATACTCCGCGGGCGTGTCGTACTCCGTGTCCATATCGGAGATATCCATCTCCTTGTTCGCACGGAGGGCGTCCCCGGTGGTGACGTGTTCGACGCCGAACTCCTCGGCGATGTTTGCGCTCTGTGTCCCCTTCCCCGCTCCGGGCGCTCCCAGGATCAGGATGTGTGGCTGTGCCATATCAGTCCGTTCAGCACCGTCGCATAAAGGCTTAAAGAATCGGGCACGTCGGTACGGGTATGACGCGATTCGACGCCGACGAGCCGTCCGAGCGACGAAAACTGTACGCTGCGGGGATCCAGGCTCACCGCGAGCGCGGGACCGGATTCGTTACGTTCGAGGTCGACGAGGACTCCCTCTCGGCCGCCGAGGACGTCGACCCCGAACTGGGGACGCCGTGGGTACAGTTCGCCGACGGGACGATCAACCTCGACTGTACCGATACGGAACTCGAGTCGCTGAAAGACCTGCTCTCGGAGTTCCCGGTGTTCAAGATCGACGAGATCAACCGCTCGAAGGAGATCGAGGGTGTCAACGTACGGATCAGCGCCAAGGCAGACCCGAACCGGATCGGCCAGTTCGTCGACGCCGTCTTCGCTCGCGTCTACGGCCTCCCCGAGGACGTTCGGGTCTGGCTGGTCGACCTCTGACTACTCGATCCGGAGCTCGCCGGAGCCGTCGCCGTCCTCAGCGCCCTCGTCCCACTCGAGTTCGAACTCGACGCTGAGCTCGGCGGGGCCA
This genomic window from Natronococcus occultus SP4 contains:
- a CDS encoding NAD(P)/FAD-dependent oxidoreductase translates to MTENVIVLGAGYAGAGAVNTLQSELDDDARLTWIADVDYHLVLHESHRVIRDPDVQSDITIPVEEIAAPSTRFVEDEVTGLDTDEQVIELADGEDVDYDYVLVALGSQTAYYGIPGLEEHSLTLKSLDDALEIHEAVAQASRDATRGDPAQIVIGGAGLSGIQTAGEIAEFRDQHRAPLEIHLVEALEEIFPGNDPEIQQALRDLLQDAGVQIHTDDPITEADDDVIHFDEGEPLSHDVLVWTGGITGRDALDDADLEKEHNRVNTGANFQTSDERVFAIGDSAIIDQGDRPAPPTAQAAWQAADVAAENITRAIQNRPLKTWEHEDKGTVVSVGDKAVAHGVKPAFGISLPVDTFGGAPAKNLKKGIAARWIADVSSMNRARKAWPSL
- a CDS encoding acyltransferase, translating into MTDDTPSRHDRVRRHATPSTHNSLARWTDARSPLRVAINYVVVWLARISPSLRLRRWLLRRIGVTVGDGVSWGLEATPDVFWPELITLEDHAIVGYDATLLCHEFLQDEYRTGEVVVGERAMIGAGAIVLPGVEIGAGASVAANSLVTRDVAPGETVAGVPARPMDDDSLAED
- a CDS encoding Nmad3 family putative nucleotide modification protein, whose translation is MTVVLAGIGADSTNLGALGPLYDDGRSEYVPIPEKTRETDERETLGSWPLRGEDGVAADLTTRIEPQPVRGGREAVTGDELASWPLHRDPNFEALTYGEHRTSGYVSRLRALEPGDVVGFYAGLRRPGGDRAHRYLIGYFTVDSVAVVTPEMSSERRRAVLESHPENAHAKRARDGDLYLEKPVVIVDGREPGGLFDRHPIRISDYYVREGNVQAQYYLREEIESAWNVEAGGANMMFKPAYRCALSGEDFRELVGVPGERDAPRAIADD
- a CDS encoding RNA-guided pseudouridylation complex pseudouridine synthase subunit Cbf5, with translation MALRGPPEERSPAELLRFGVVNLDKPPGPSSHQVSGWLRDEVADALAERGAEPIDQAAHAGTLDPKVTGCLPVMLGDATRLAQTFLEGDKEYVAVLECHGSVPEDADSIVAEFEGPIYQKPPRKSAVSRRLRTREIYALDVLEAEDRRLLLRIRCESGTYVRKLCHDLGLALGTGAHMGHLRRTATTPFDDTSLHTAQEFYDALAFWLEDDDPEPLFEIVDPAERILEGIPQVVIAESAAEQVATGAPVYAPGVLEADDAERGSLVACTTPDGAAVCLGELVGDPEDDAGTVVDLERVLV
- the cmk gene encoding (d)CMP kinase, which codes for MLLTVSGPPGSGKSTTAELLADAFDLDHVSGGDIFRELADERGYTPLEFNKLAEENDQIDRDLDRRLREIATEDDDLVLESRLAGWLAGDHADFRFWLDAPAAVRGERIAERESKDPERATEETKAREASEAQRYREYYGIDIRDLTIYDLSVNTARWEPDAVLDMLVTAVGEYDADGDEGKTPVTGVDYEF
- a CDS encoding DUF106 domain-containing protein, which translates into the protein MTRTAEKINALVREDSSMTEALEAIREEADRNGGEVQWGDVNDDLTSGQWGRLIEKGVLVDGDEGFEIADREAYDEALDSDEDVGGVPDVDIDEEAASWSQWDKLAAVGSVLLMIGYWLDSVRNTVGSTIDVVFGPLDAALPFYAVILSVALLTGLYSTLLQANLMNPERIGKYQERMKAMQEKQKDVRERKKEAEERDASEAEIERLENEMEEVREEQMEAMADNLGMFKEQFRPMVWIMLFTIPLFLWMYWKILGGHVTEADRLMIMPIAGEVALDEGLLGPMWAWIVWYFLCSMGFTQLLRKALNIDMTPSST
- a CDS encoding adenylate kinase → MAQPHILILGAPGAGKGTQSANIAEEFGVEHVTTGDALRANKEMDISDMDTEYDTPAEYMDQGELVPDEVVNAIVDEALSQANGYVLDGYPRNLEQAEELAEMTDLDVVLYLDVSEEELVHRLTGRRLDPETGDIYHVEYNPPEDPEVEGRLEQREDDTEETVTERLRVYRENTEPVVEHYDDEGVLERIDGDQAPEEVWEDVKETIEDSV